The sequence ACATAGCTAAGTCAGCAGAGGTACCGAGTCACTGTTTTGTGAGACTCATTGCTGACCTTTGTAGTCAGACAATTCAAAATGAAGGATATGAATGTATGTTATGAAGATTCCTTTGGCTTTTCAAATAAGTGTAGTGTTGATAAACTGACACTTTAGAGATCATGTTTTCACTGTTGTAGTTtgtgaaagcagaaaaggcagCAAATGAGGCTTCATTACAGAATAAGTCCATTCTAACATGTAAAAAGCAGCTAATTTTTTCTGTGCAGATTATGAAAGACTGGTTTTCCGAATCAGAAATTATCTTGTACGGAAAAGTCAgactttaaatttaatttttccataCCCTCACTGGCCATAATGCCACAAGCTGATTAAATAATGCcatactttattttttcctcctgtgtgTTTCAGTTAACACATTTTAAGACAAAGAAATTCAGTAATGTAAGAGGGTGGtatgaaaaacattaaaaaatgaacatttgTGTGCAAGTCCAACATTCATATAGAGAGATTGTCCCTGGAGGAGACTCTGAGCAGATCCACATAGAGAACACAAAAAAATGATAAACAACATTTGGGGAATTCTTTCTGTGTGTGATCATAAAGACTTGTGTGagctttttttttgggggggggggggggaagttttttttggtttttttagttCCTGAGCgtgaaaaatgtataaaaatctgtactttttattttggcaAAACTGAGGATCTTCAGGACTCACAGACCAAATATTGACTGAGGTTACTGCTCCTTTGCAGTCACcctggctggggaggagcagctctgtggagaaggtCCCGGTGCTCCTGGTCACGGTCATGGTGATGGTCATGGTGATGTTGGGCAGTGGCCCGGCTGCAGCAGATCCCCCCGTGCGTGTGTGtgcacaggagcagggccagcccgTGAGGCAGGTGACAATCCCCCTGTGCCCGGCGCTCACGGGACAGCAGCAATGCCGTGTGTCCGGTTCGGGCACCCCCAGCCGGGAAACAGCCGAGACACTGCAGCAAGGGCAGGGGGGGCACGAGGGgtccagggctctgcaggctcagggACCAGggcctgctcagcctggggaaggcagagTTCAAGGGACAGCAAAGCACAGCCCTCAACACCTGCAGGAAAGCCATCAAAAAGGTGGCATTGCGCTCTTCACAACAGTAGATGCTGGGAGGAGAGACAACAGGTATGTGTTGAGAGACTACCTTAGATTAGGTataggaggggaaaaaaatcatcctgACGGTAATTTTACATTGGAGTGTGTTTCCCAGAGAGACTGTCGGAAGGATTGGGGATTTTCACATCTCTACAGGATAGACAACCTTCTCTGGTGTCATGGCTGACCCAGCTGTGATAGCAGTCTGGACCAGAAACTACTCAGGTCTCTGCCAATTGGAATTATCCTTTGATACTATGGCAATCTCTGAAGAATATCTGCAAAATCTCCCTACACATTAGACCTGCTATTCTTACCAGTGTGAAGTTTTCCTATTGTCTAATGTGAATTTGTTCTACAATGCAAGCacataacctttttttttttaactacatTCTCGGTCTTTGCAACAACCTGCTATGTTTTGAAGATTGTTACCATGCTGTTTCAAGACCCCTTAGAACTTTTCTGTATGCTTAATACTTCACACCATTAAGTGTCCCATTTAAATTTGTTCTATTTTTTGGGCTACCATATGTGTCAGTTTTCTTGGAGATTTCTGAGTATTTTTAGAGTATACAGTGTAATACAGCAGGAGTACAGTCAGCTAGCTTTTAAAATTGTACTTTTCTAGTCCACATTTCACTGATTTTCTTAGTAAAAGTTTTCATAGTGCATTTTTTCTCCTAGTGCTGTAATTCCTAGGATACATATAATATGACTGTGCAATGCTTAAGCTGCTTCTGAAGTGGAATTTGCAGATATTGCTCTCTTGCCTTTTTACTTACaagaaattattaaactgtAATTCTTATGGTAACTCATTCTGTGCAGTCATCCACAACTGTAAGCTCTAAGACTGTTCCAAATTTGCATGCCTGCTGTTCTTACATACAGATTTATTCTCAGTGGAACAGCATTATGCTAGCTTCTTcccctcattttttttccagctatgttttttcctttctttttaacatAATGAGCTGCTCACTCATTTTCTTTGTTCCTCAGAGGGTTTTGCATTTTCTACAAACACATACATGAGCATTTTTTCTGAGGCtaccttttctttccattccttcaattctgctgtcagaaaaacaattttgctTCAGTGCCTGAGGATGAACACTCTTATTTATCAACCTTTCCTATATTTAAACAAGCCTCTCAGAGTGACAGTGAATGTAGCACAGGAGAGATTGAAGGGGTGAAGCTGCCTTCTGCCTGAAGCTCGGCTGGGTagacagagctgtggcagctctgcactTTGCCTCGGGATCAGCATCCCCAGTTGCACTGGTTGTTCTGCCTGTGGTATGGCAGATGAGGAAGTACAACTCCTTCATCCAACAAATTATGTAAGGACAGATGTTTTCAACTTACTCAGACATTAAAATAAGGACACTATAGGATGCCCTGTAAAAGGAAGATAACTACATCAGGATGTGCTTGAGCAGAAATAGAAGACATTAGTGCAGCATGCATTGCCGTAGCTTAAAGCCTAACTGGCATAATGAGCAACTGCATCAAaatgcagaaacagaaaatttggCATGAGCTTGCAACAAGAATAAGGGCATGGGAAGTCCACTAAGATCCACACCTCTAAACCATCAGTATTGTCTTGCTGCTCGACAGGTAAAAGGTAACTTGAAATCACCCCCTGCAATGCAGTGACTCCTTCCGCTGCATTGAAGAAACAGCTTGAAGGCTTGCTTTCAAAAGGGAATAAATTCTTTGGGTTCTTCTAGATTTATTGCTGCCCAAGCAAAATTACAACAGGCAAATTTATTCACTTGGTGCCATTAAGGCACTTGGGCAAAATTCCCTATAAAGCCTGCCCATTTTCTTCAGAACAAATACAGATGCAgcaaattttgcatttttttccacatgtaCCCCTTATATACACCAGTTTGAAGAGGCACAGTACCCTATGCTTTCTTCAATTTTTAGGGttcatttttaaagtgttttttgcCTAAATGtcattaaatataaaaagacTGTATGTACTGATGTGCTATGTACCCCTTGAGCTGCTACTGATGGGAGGACAAATTAATCTTCACTTTGTTTAAATGAAATCTAAAACGTCTACAGTTTgtaaaaatgtgaatattttaccatttctcttatttaaaaactatttcCATATTTGTGGTCCGACTATACACAGATGGATTTTGTCAAGGGCAGCTGACtgcaggaatcacagaattttgtgACCTTTGACATATGCCCTTGCCAACCTTAGCAATACAAGCCACTAAAAATGTTATGAATATGTCTGCAGAGCCTCTCTGATAAGTATAGCTAGTCTGGTGTCAGATATCATCTACTGCAACATAAATATTGGAATAAAAAGGCAGACTGAATGTGAGCAATCTGAGTTTATCAAAATGTACTCTTTGACCTGAAATGCCAGTGGCAAAACACACTGAAGTGGGACACGTGCTCCCATGGAGTTAAAAACAAAGGTCAATAAGTGCTATTGCTGAATAGTCCACAAATACATCTTAGTTGTCATTTAGAACTGTAGTCTAGTCATAGTGGGAATAAATTCCTTAACTGTTGAAAAGGGGTAAAATTCAGAGTAATTGACTGTCGTACAGTGATCAATTTTGACTATTATTTTAGATCTACTTACGATATAGAAGGATAATTCCTTTTCTACAATTTGTTCAAGCAAGGCCCTCTAGAAATTCACAGATGCAACTTTTTAGTTATGTTAATATTAGTCCAGTAGGAAGAATACTGAAACACATCatgttaattaaaaatcaaCCATGAAACAACAGAGATGTCTAGACTGGATTGCAAACGCTAATTTacaactgaaataaataattctgtaaCCCCCTGCAAGACTTATTAAATTAGTACAACTGCCATCACTCAcattatatttatttctcttagTGGGAAGGATATCAGAGCATGCACTCCACACTTGTACCTGTAGTAATGTCTCTCTCCttgtttttgttgctttctCTCCTAGGTTTTACCCCCTAGCTGAGCAAgtcacacacagagaaacatgCCTGAGCAAAGCAACGATTATAGGGTAGTTGTGTTTGGAGCTGGAGGAGTGGGAAAAAGTTCTTTGGTCTTGAGATTTGTGAAGGGCACTTTCAGAGAGAGCTACATCCCTACCATTGAAGACACCTATCGGCAGGTGATCAGCTGTGATAAGAGCATATGCACTTTGCAGATAACTGACACTACCGGGAGCCATCAATTTCCAGCCATGCAACGTCTCTCTATTTCTAAAGGacatgcttttattttggtttactCTATCACCAGCCGACAGTCCTTGGAGGAACTCAAGCCAATCTACGAGCAAATATGTCAGATTAAAGGAGACATAGAAAGCATTCCAATCATGCTGGTGGGGAACAAAAATGATGAGAACCAAAATCGAGAGGTAGAAAGCAGTGAAGGAGATGCCATGGCTAAGAAGTGGAAATGTGCCTTCATGGAGACCTCTGCCAAGACAAACCACAATGTGAAAGAGTTATTCCAAGAATTGCTAAACCTGGAGAAACGCAGGACTGTGAGTTTGCAAATTGATGGCAAAAAGAGCAAgcaacagaaaaggaaggagaagctgaaaggaaaatgtgtgGTGATGTGAAATTGCACTGTCAGGAATCAGCTGTGAAGTCTCATCTGACAATACGCATGTAAACCCATAGACAGCAAACAACCATGCAAGATCCTATTTATTAGtatctgttttaaaagaaatacttGGAAATCGAAGAAATAAGGTACTGtaattgctttgaaaaaatggaaaaataaaaatatgtgtagTCTCACAATCAATTAAAGCATatcaggaagaaaacaaaagatttcCTGGAATACCTTATTTTGTTATTTACAAAAAAGAATTGTCATCATTCACATAATATGAAAGATTGGAAAAACAACTTAATATTACCTGAATTTGCATATAATTGCAAGAGAAAACAATGTGTAatatcagaagaaaaacaaagaagtgGTAGTAAAGAAACCTAGAACATACAAATATATGCTGGTGGTGTTAACCATTTCCTTAAAGAATGCTGTGGATGAAAAATTCTATGTCATTTTAATTACTGACTGGCGGGAGAGTGTGCATAAGACAGTCTTGGATCACCTGAATAAATTAACTGTTGCACAGTAAAAGGAAGTGTGGGGATAGCAGCGGAAAGGGACAGATGTTGTCTCTATGCCCCCAGCATGATACTTCTTTCTAGTATGATGCAGTATTTTAACTGTAGATCATGGAAAAGCCAAGTCGTGTAAGTTGGAGATCATATTTTCTGGGCTCATTGTTTCAAGGATGACCTGAGTTTGCAGCCCAAATATATTTCAGAAGAACAAACATTTATTTGTGGAGAGTGCCAGATGGAATGGTGCACGGATAAAACCAGAAAGCTTCCCCAGGGAGAGCTGACTGGGTCGTCGCCTACGAGAGGCTCTGTGGGAGAGACTCAGTTCTAGTGCTGCTGCCAGTTAGGTGAACACATGGTGTGGTTAGTGAATGAATGCAATGTCTTTTGAACTGGCAGTACCCTTGGAGTGGGGTTGGCATAATATACAAATTATCATATTAGCTGACTGATACTTCTTTACATTACTATATTCCAATTAGAAGGGTTTATGCTCATGCCCTACGAGATCTATTGCCTTTATATTGTCTGAAGTATTTTATATTTGCCATTTAAACTAATGATTTCAACTGCTGTGACTATAGAACCAAATATATATCTGAAGTTAGTGACCACAAGAGTCTctaaaatgggttttttttgggataaGCACTACAGGATCCGGAATATTTTGCAGTCAGAACAGTGTTACAATGCAATACAAAGTTCAGAATAGAAAACACATTGTTTAAACATCCTGTCAGGGAAAAATACTCTTCTCAAAAcctttgaaagggaaaaaaaattgtgagcTTTCCTGGATGTCTGTccaaagctttttaaaaaactaatATGAATGACTGAAGTATGTATCCTAGTGATGAAAAAGGCCATCTATAATAAAATAAGCACATACAATTTTTAGACGACACATTAAAATTGTGTAAGTCTCAATTTGTACCTTAGGAACTGCTTTGAACCAATAAAAAGAGCCTACCATATTTTTAGTAAATGTTTATGTTAAGAAACATGGGAAAATGAAGTCGAGTACTAATATTATTAGCCTGCATGCTAGTgcattataaatattttccaggGGATGTTCAAATGCAATGTTTGCATTAAAGTTTGCTACCTTGTTCCTTTTGAAGTTATTGCTTGCTTATCTTCCACATTTCTAGCAAATGTGCAGATATTTCAGAGGTAGAGTAATAGCATACAAAAGAATTGCTACTAGTGCTgtccagaggggagcacaacTTCTGTCATGCAGTCAGAAGAAGTGCTGGCACCTGTAGAATTGAATGTGAAACTCCTACTGATTTCAaagagacagatttttttttgctctttattttattgcattaaGAAGAGAAAACTGGAAAGACCATGGAAAAATTAATGCTCTTCATCATCAGTAAATTCCAGGCTCTTACACAACACTCTTGCTTCAGAAATCTCAGAGCACTTTGCAAAAATGATGACATCATTTCCTTAACTTCT is a genomic window of Ammospiza nelsoni isolate bAmmNel1 chromosome Z, bAmmNel1.pri, whole genome shotgun sequence containing:
- the DIRAS2 gene encoding GTP-binding protein Di-Ras2 produces the protein MPEQSNDYRVVVFGAGGVGKSSLVLRFVKGTFRESYIPTIEDTYRQVISCDKSICTLQITDTTGSHQFPAMQRLSISKGHAFILVYSITSRQSLEELKPIYEQICQIKGDIESIPIMLVGNKNDENQNREVESSEGDAMAKKWKCAFMETSAKTNHNVKELFQELLNLEKRRTVSLQIDGKKSKQQKRKEKLKGKCVVM